Proteins co-encoded in one Campylobacter jejuni genomic window:
- a CDS encoding monoheme cytochrome C: MKKIILILALFLSASWAQNLEINPDTGLIIDPDSPLVEANCLACHGSNLITNMHASRKAWLAAIRWMQDSEGLWEIEPEDEEKILNYLEKYYGEKYDTRRRIPLAIFLQNKTH; this comes from the coding sequence ATGAAAAAAATTATATTGATCTTAGCATTGTTTTTAAGTGCAAGTTGGGCTCAAAATCTTGAAATTAACCCTGATACAGGATTGATTATCGATCCTGATTCACCTTTAGTGGAAGCAAATTGTTTAGCTTGTCATGGATCCAATCTCATTACCAACATGCATGCAAGTAGAAAAGCTTGGTTAGCAGCTATAAGATGGATGCAAGATAGTGAAGGACTTTGGGAAATAGAACCTGAAGATGAAGAAAAAATTTTAAATTATCTTGAAAAATATTATGGAGAAAAATACGATACAAGAAGAAGAATTCCTCTAGCTATATTCTTACAAAATAAAACTCATTGA